In the Oscillospiraceae bacterium genome, GCAGTCCCCAATGAAGGTGTTGCGGCGCAGCAGATGCTCGTCAGTTTTCCATTGGTAGAGGATGTCATTGCGCTCCACGGGGGAACAGATGGTGTCGAGCATATAGCTGTAGCTCTGTGAGTGGACACACTCCTGAAACGCCTGAATGGACAGGCAGAGATTGACCTCGTTGGCGGTAATGTAGGCGCCGATATTAGGCAGGTTCGCTGTCTGAATGGAATCCAAAAAGACAAGAAAACTCAAAATTTTATCGTAGGCGCTGCGCTCGGCTGACAGCAGGCGGGGATAGTCCTTCACATCCTGCGAGAGATTGATCTCCTCAGGAATCCAAAAGTTGTTCATGGCCTGCCGGTACCAGTCGCTGACCCAAGCGTACTTCATATTGTTGAAGTCGTTGAGGTTGGTGGTATTGCCGCCGATCATGCGCCGCAGGCGCACATCAGGGTCGCCCTCCGGGTTAAAGAGGGGCTTTTTCTTCAGTTCCATCATGCTATCCTCCTTATGACGAGCAGCTTTCGCAGGCCTCGACCTCAAGGGCCTTGCTGCGGACATAGTAAATTGTCTTGACGCCGGCCCTCCACGCCTCCAAATACAGTCTGAGCACCTGACGCATGGAATAGTCGTTGGTGATATAGAGATTCATGCTCTGCGCCTGGTCAATATGTCTCTGGCGAAGGCCCGCGGCGCGTACCGACCAGCTTTGGTCAATCAAATGCGCCGCCTTATAGTACCACCATGTATCCATAGAAAGCTCCGGGGCAACGCGGGGCAGCATGCTACCCTTTTTCTCCTCTAAGAAGAATTTCTTCATAATTGGATCGATGCCCGCCGACGTGCCGGAGAGGATAGATGTGCTGGAGGTCGGTGCGACCGCCAGCAGATAGGCGTTGCGCATTCCCTGCACCGCCACCGTTTTCGCAAGCACCTGCCACTTTTCGGAGGTATAACCCCGCTTTTCAAAATACGCGCCCGTCTGCCAGTCGCTGCCCTCAAAGAGTGCGTAACGACCCTTTTCCCGTGCCAGTGCTGCGTCCGCCTTGACGGCGGCGTAGTTGATGTGCTCGAACACCGCGTCGGTGAAGGCAAGGTGCTCCTCGCTCTCCCAGCGGATGCCGCGCTTTGCCAGCATGTGGTGGTAGCCGCTGACGCCCAGGCCGATGCTGCGGTACTTCTGATTGGTAAGCCGCGCGTATTCCAACGGGTAGAAGTTGAGGTCGATCACATTATCCAGTGCGCGGATGGCCGTTTCCACCGTGCGTTCCATATAGGCCTCGTCCTCCACCGGCAGATTACCGAGAGACAAACTCGCCAGGTTGCAGACCACAAACTCACCGGGGCGTGTGGCCGTCACCACCACTGTGTCGCCGTTCTCCGTGTGCACCTCAGTGCTGATATGCTCGATGGGCGCCATGTTCTGCGCGATCTCCGTGCAGAGATTGGAGCAATAGATCATTCCCGTGTGGCCGTTTGGGTTCATACGATTTACGCTGTCGCGGTTGAAGGCGAAGGGCGTGCCGGTCTCCACTGCCGAGCGAAGCACCAGCCGCACGATGTCCTTGACGGTGACGCTGCGCTTTTCGATGCGCGGGTCATTGACGCAGTCCAGATACCGCTTCTCCCATTCCGTACCCCAGTAATCCTCCAGAGCGTAGCCCTTGACCGTGAGGATCTCATGCGGACACATGAGATGCCACGGCGCGTCTATGTTCTCCTCCGCCAGTCGCCAGAAGAGATCCGGATAGCACACGGCAGGAAACACATCATGCGCCTTCATGCGGTCATCGCCATTGTTAGTGCGCAGTTGAAGGAATTCCGGCAGATCCCGGTGCCATGCGTCTAAGTAAACCGCCACAGCGCCCTGCCGCATACCCAATTGATCCACCGCCACGGCGGTGTCGTTGACCAGCCGAATCCAGCGGATAACACCACCCGCCGCCCCTTGAAAGCCGCGGATGGTGCTGCCTGCAGCGCGCACCTTACCGAAGTACATCCCCATTCCACCGCCGAATTTAGAGACCTTTGCGAAGTTGTCCAGCGAGCGGTAGATGCCGTCCAGACTGTCCGGCACAGTGTCCACAAAGCAGCTTGAAAGCTGATGGTAAGGCTTTCGCGCGTTAGACATGGTAGGTGTCGCCATCGTGACCTCCATACGGCTGAGCATATCGTAAAAGCGCTTTACCCACCCCATGCGGT is a window encoding:
- a CDS encoding ribonucleoside-diphosphate reductase subunit alpha, producing MEIRKRNGESVPFQQEKIFNAMKKAFDGQGREIGSSELDEILATVLDNLSVTVPLTVELVQDEVERTLMERGHYEVAKAYILYREKRSALRRVRHTIARTVGDDSLDEVLRRIQMDFTEEVYSLAALQMKFESFCRPGMTEDERTGALTKAAVELTTAEAPKWEFIAARLLNHSFRCRNAQEWEGRGVGDLYGRLRYLTDKGLYGDYILAHYTHEEIAMAEDFLCPERDELFTYSGLDLMLKRYVIQSRSRVPLETPQEMFLGIALHLAMNEGSDRMGWVKRFYDMLSRMEVTMATPTMSNARKPYHQLSSCFVDTVPDSLDGIYRSLDNFAKVSKFGGGMGMYFGKVRAAGSTIRGFQGAAGGVIRWIRLVNDTAVAVDQLGMRQGAVAVYLDAWHRDLPEFLQLRTNNGDDRMKAHDVFPAVCYPDLFWRLAEENIDAPWHLMCPHEILTVKGYALEDYWGTEWEKRYLDCVNDPRIEKRSVTVKDIVRLVLRSAVETGTPFAFNRDSVNRMNPNGHTGMIYCSNLCTEIAQNMAPIEHISTEVHTENGDTVVVTATRPGEFVVCNLASLSLGNLPVEDEAYMERTVETAIRALDNVIDLNFYPLEYARLTNQKYRSIGLGVSGYHHMLAKRGIRWESEEHLAFTDAVFEHINYAAVKADAALAREKGRYALFEGSDWQTGAYFEKRGYTSEKWQVLAKTVAVQGMRNAYLLAVAPTSSTSILSGTSAGIDPIMKKFFLEEKKGSMLPRVAPELSMDTWWYYKAAHLIDQSWSVRAAGLRQRHIDQAQSMNLYITNDYSMRQVLRLYLEAWRAGVKTIYYVRSKALEVEACESCSS